cgggagactgagacatgtgaatggcgtgaacccgggaggcagagcttgcagtgagccgagtttgcgccactgcactctagcatgggtgacagagtgagactccatctgaaaaaaaaaaaattagccaggcgtgatggcacacacctgtgattccagctacttaggaggctgaggcgggaggatcgcctgagcaaGAGGTTGAGGTTCCAgtagctgtgatcgcaccaccgcactccagcctgggtgacagagtgagaccctgtctcagaaaaaccaaaccaaacgtATGTACGTTCAGagtggaagagacagaaaatgtgtaaaacaaagtaaaactccTGTATGATGTTCTCACCCAGGAGCAGCCAACGCTACACTCAAATAATTCACATCAGGAAGAAGTGTTTTGTTTCCACATCTGTGTGTTTACATGTTCTACCACGTGCCATCACTGACCGGCtctgagatagcatctcactttTTCACcacggctggagtgcagtggcacgaactcagctCGCTACAGCCTTgactccaggctcaagtgatctttccatctcagtcccccaagtggctgggacgACAACACGCACACCACTCCTGGGTaatttcaccatgttccccaggctggtctcgaatccctgggctcaagagatctctacccatcttggcctcccaaagtgctgggattacaggcatgagccattgtgcctggcctcatttgtggttttttttctttttttttgagatggagtttcgctctcgtccaggctggagtgcagtggtgctatctcagctcactgcaacctccacctcttaggttcaagtgattctcctgcctcagtctcccgagtagctgggattacaggcagacgccaccacacccagctaattttgtatttttagtagagatggggtttctccatgttaggctggtctcgaactcccgacctcaggtgatccaccgcctccgcctcccgaagtgttgggattccaggtgtgagccaccgcgcccggcccatttgttTCTATATGTTGAAAAATACTCCATTTTGTGGATAGGCCAGttactcatctgttgatggacacctggtCGGTTTCCACCTCTTGAGTTGTGATGTATGGTGCTGCGGTCGGTTTCCATTTCTCGGGCTGTGATGTATACTGCTGCTTTGAACACATCTATGAACACATCTGCTGCTGTGAACACAGATGTGCAAGTTTTGTCCTGGACAGGTTTTTGTTTCTCGTGGGCGTATGCCTAGGAGTGGAGTCTCTGGGTGACTGCTGGAGGAACTGCAGGCTGTTTCCCAACTCAGCTGTGCCATCTGCTGTCCCCCTTGAACAACCCCGTGTGGCCATGTGGCAGAGGCGCCTGGGGAGAGAACTTGTGTCTGGAGGTGCCTGAGCAGAGTCTTGGCTGTCTCATCCCATGCCCCAGCCACATGGCAAAGTATGGGCACTGCCCTGTCCTTGGGGATCAACCCCAGGATGTCCAAAGTGCACTGGGACTTGGGCAAGGAGCCTAGTGTGGCCAAGGGGctcctctcagcagaaaccaggGTGCTATGGGTCTGCTGCGGGGTGGCCCCAGGAATGGCTAGGGTGGAACAGGGTGAGGACTGGAATGTGGTCAGAGACAACCCAGTGGTTCTAGCCTGGGAGCTGAGCCCTGGTGAGTTCTGGAATGAGGTGCTGGCCTGGCGCAAGAGCACGGGCACTCAGAGGGCCTCCCTTGCCTTTGTCTGTTGTGTAATGTGGGTTGGAGAAAATTCTGGTCACCCATAACCCACTATCCATTTAGAACCCTCTTTGAGTGTTACAGATTTGTTCTTAACAATGGCATGAGCCTATTCCTGCCGATTCAGTTTAAGGCCCGTGAGCATCTTTGGCAGCCTTGGCTCTGGGTGGGCACCTGGCCTGCACTCACCTGCCCCGCACTCACCTGCCCCCGCCCCACAGGGAGCTCGAGGAGCAGCACGGCATCCATTGCAACATGACGCTACTCTTCTCCTTCGCCCAGGCTGTGGCCTGTGCCGAGGCGGGTGTGACCCTCATCTCCCCATTTGTTGGGCGCATCCTTGATTGGCATGTGGCAAACACCGACAAGAAATCCTACGAGCCCCTGGAAGACCCTGGTGAGGGTCCCTCTGAGGTAATGGGGTAAGGGGAGCAGCCTCAGCAGCACCTCAGGCAGGAAGAGCCCGAGATGGAGCTACCGCATCAAAAAGCAGTGAGGTGCACAGGTCTGCGTGGGCAGGCAGGGGTGGCGGCTCAAGGTAGTGCAGCCAGCAGGCATTGGGAGGGCAGGTGGGGTGGTACCTCTGCTGAAGCCTTCCTGGTCACAGCTTGGTTTCTTTCCAGGGGTAAAGAGTGTCACTAAAATCTACAACTACTACAAGAAGTTTGGCTACAAAACCATTGTCATGGGCGCCTCTTTCCGCAACACGGGCGAGATCAAAGCACTGGCCGGCTGTGACTTCCTCACCATCTCACCCAAGCTCCTGGGAGAGCTGCTCCAGGACAACGCCAAGCTGGTGCCTGTGCTCTCAGCCAAGGCAGGTGAGTCCCCACTGCCCAGCTGTGGCTGCTGCTCGGGCAAGGCCAACACCGCCCTGCCACACTGCCCTGTGGGTGATCCCTCCCCCCCATGGGGCGAGCACATCTCAGGAGACATTAGGGTGAAGTAGACCTCAGTAGAGGGCTTGGCTTTACTAACACGTCTCACTAAAGGCGTCAGCCGAGGCTCTGTGGGCTGAACCCCACTTCCAGCATGAGCCTTGCTGGGGCTGAGGCCTGGCCCTGGTGGAAGATGCTTGGGTGCAGCGGGTTCAGGCCCTGAGCCcaaggggccaaggtgggcagggaCGTGGGGCAGGTATGGAAGGCTGGGTCTTGTCCCGTAGCCCAAGCCAGTGACCTGGAAAAAATCCACCTGGATGAGAAGTCTTTCCGCTGGTTGCACAACGAGGACCAGATGGCTGTGGAGAAGCTCTCTGACGGGATCCGCAAGTTTGCCGCTGACGCAGTGAAGCTGGAGCGGATGCTGACAGTGAGTGTTGTGGGGGGGTGGCCCACATGTGCCAAGCCCCATGAGAGCCCGGGCCTGGATGTCGGGGTTCAAGCTGGGCAGAGTTAAAACTTCCGTGAGACCCCAGGTCTCATTCACGTGCTGCCCAGCAAGCGGGGCCTGCTGAGGCCATCCCAGGGTGGAGGGTGCATGGCACCCAGGGCTGCCCCCGGGATGCTTGGTGGGTCCTGGCTCTTCTCTGGCCTGTGTGGTGACTGTGGTGTTGGCCAGCCTGTGGCCGTGGCCCACACAGAGTGCAGACCCCACAAGGGCCTCCCTCCTTCCACATGGGGCTTCAGGGTGCAGAAGGCAGGGCTGGGAGACACAGCTCATGCTGTGTTTGTTTCTAGGAACAAATGTTCAATGCAGAGAACGGAAAGTAGTGCAATCCTGAGGGTGGACTCCAGATCTGCACCGTCGGCCAGCTGGGGTCTGACTGCACATGGCTTCTCATGAATCTTGCGTTTTTTACAAATTGGAGCAGGGACAGATCATAGATTTctgattttatgtaaaattttgccTAATACATTAAAGCAGTCACTTTTCCTGTGCTGTTTCATTCACTGTCTCCATCCCCTAAGCATCACTTGCCCCAGCTGTGACGGGCTGTGACCCAGGTTAGGACTTTAGAGATGGGATTGGGGTCAGGGTACTCCAGACACAACCCACTGCCTGGGCCACCACCTGGGAACCCAAGTCAGGGTTGTTGCTGGGAGGCCTTTGATGGGGGGGCCCCTCCTGAGCCCTGAGGCCTGTAGGGTGCACTGGAGTTAGGCAAAGGGCAGGCTTCTGATGCCAGAAGATCCCAAGGTGCTGTCCCAGGTGGGCCACAAATGGACACTAAAGCAGTCTCAAGCCTCCAAGCGTGGGCACATGTGGATGCCTCCCAGAGGAGCAGTCCCAGCCACACCCTCCCTCCTGCTTTTGAGGGCCTGGGCCTCCTATTCCCTGTCAAGGCTGCACTGCCCATGCCCCCTGCCCCCCTCCTGACCTGTTATGGCCGAGACCTTGCATGGGATGCCAGGTTCCTGCATGGGGTCATGGTGCCACCTTGTGGGGGCAGCACATGCACCAGCCACTGGCCTTCAAGTCGccacccccattttttttttgagatcatctcattctgtcacctaggctggaatgcacccaggaagtggtgcaatctccctgcaacctctgccacctcagcccccgcaagcagctgggattacaggcacctgccaccatgcccgtcaagacagggtttcaccatgttggccaggttggtcttgaactcttgacctcaagtcatccacctgccttggccttccaaagtgctgggattacaggcatgagccaccgcgctcggcctttttttttttttttttttttttgagatggagtcttggtctgtcactcaggctggagtgcagtggtgtgatctgggctcactgcaacctctgcctcctgggttcaagagattctcctgcctcagcctcctgggtagctgggatgacaggtgcctgccacaata
The sequence above is a segment of the Theropithecus gelada isolate Dixy chromosome 14, Tgel_1.0, whole genome shotgun sequence genome. Coding sequences within it:
- the TALDO1 gene encoding transaldolase isoform X3, with translation MSSSPVKRQRMESALDQLKQFTTVVADTGDFHAIDEYKPQDATTNPSLILAAAQMPAYQELVEEAITYGRKLGGSQQDQIKNAIDKLFVLFGAEILKKIPGRVSTEVDARLSFDKDAMVARARRLIELYKEAGISKDRILIKLSSTWEGIQAGKELEEQHGIHCNMTLLFSFAQAVACAEAGVTLISPFVGRILDWHVANTDKKSYEPLEDPGVKSVTKIYNYYKKFGYKTIVMGASFRNTGEIKALAGCDFLTISPKLLGELLQDNAKLVPVLSAKPKPVTWKKSTWMRSLSAGCTTRTRWLWRSSLTGSASLPLTQ
- the TALDO1 gene encoding transaldolase isoform X2, giving the protein MSSSPVKRQRMESALDQLKQFTTVVADTGDFHAIDEYKPQDATTNPSLILAAAQMPAYQELVEEAITYGRKLGGSQQDQIKNAIDKLFVLFGAEILKKIPGRVSTEVDARLSFDKDAMVARARRLIELYKEAGISKDRILIKLSSTWEGIQAGKELEEQHGIHCNMTLLFSFAQAVACAEAGVTLISPFVGRILDWHVANTDKKSYEPLEDPGVKSVTKIYNYYKKFGYKTIVMGASFRNTGEIKALAGCDFLTISPKLLGELLQDNAKLVPVLSAKAAQASDLEKIHLDEKSFRWLHNEDQMAVEKLSDGIRKFAADAVKLERMLTEQMFNAENGK
- the TALDO1 gene encoding transaldolase isoform X1, translated to MSSSPVKRQRMESALDQLKQFTTVVADTGDFHAIDEYKPQDATTNPSLILAAAQMPAYQELVEEAITYGRKLGGSQQDQIKNAIDKLFVLFGAEILKKIPGRVSTEVDARLSFDKDAMVARARRLIELYKEAGISKDRILIKLSSTWEGIQAGKELEEQHGIHCNMTLLFSFAQAVACAEAGVTLISPFVGRILDWHVANTDKKSYEPLEDPGVKSVTKIYNYYKKFGYKTIVMGASFRNTGEIKALAGCDFLTISPKLLGELLQDNAKLVPVLSAKAAQASDLEKIHLDEKSFRWLHNEDQMAVEKLSDGIRKFAADAVKLERMLTVRTNVQCRERKVVQS